GTCTTCGTGGCCGGCAGGCCGCCGATCCCGGCGGTCGCGGTGGTGGCGTCGAACTGCCAGCCCGCGGGGGCGACCGTGGAGCCCGTGACGTTCTCGCCGGTGTTCGTCGACGGCACGATCTGCTTCACGACGCTGATCGTGCCGACGCAACGGGCCTGCGCGATCTGCTTTGCAGCAGTGATCGCCGCCGCGAAGTCAGCTGCGGCGATGTAGTCGGCCGATGCGGCGTTGCTCCCGTTGAAGCCGACGGGGCCGCTCGTCGCTCGGAGGTTGAGGGAGCCGCTGTTGGCGAAGCTGGCGCCGGCGCCCACACCGAGAATCCTCGTGCCCTCCGACTTGAGAAGGTTCGCCGACAGGATGGCGTACTCCGTGTCCTTGATGCGGTTCCAGGAGGAGTTGTTCGGCGTCGGAAGAGGCGATCCGTAGAGGCTCGGCTGTCCATCGGTGATGTGGATCGCGAGGTCATAGTGCGGCGCGGCGGCGGCCGTCTGGTAGAGGCCGGCGTCCCAGTTCGTTCCGCCGAAGACCCCCCAGTTCGACCACTGATTCTTGAACGCCGTCGCCCCCGCGACGGTGGAGACGGGCAGGAGGTTCGGATGGTTGGCGCCGTTGGTGGCCGGCGAGCCCTGACCGTAGCTGAAGACGGCCATGCGCGTCGGCGTGCCCACGAAGGCGTCGACGATCGCGTTCGCGGTCGCGAACGGCTCCCCCCGGCGTCAGCGTCATCGAAGTCGAGAGGTCGAGGATGAGCGCGACGTCGAGGCCGCACGACTGCGCGAGCGGCGGGTTGTTACGCGAGGGCGTCCAGACACCGCCGGAAGCCAGCACGTTCGATGTCGACGCGGTCTGGGAGACGAACATGAAGTCGGCAGAGGAACGATAGGTCGTGTTGGCACGCAGCTGGACGCCCGTCTGGAACCCGTAGACGGATGCCGTCGACGGCGGGAAGCTCGCTGTCCCCGTGCGGAGGGTCGGGTTGCTGTACCACCCCGCGGGCACGGAGACCTCGCGGACGTAGTAGCGCTGGTCGCGATTGACGCCGCCGACCTGCGTGTTCGGCACGATGAAGGAGCAATCACCCTCGGCATCCGACGTGCACCGGGCCCAGGTGGTATTGATCGGGCTGGTCGAGGTCAGCGACGTGTACAGCCCCAGCTGCACCCCCGGCAACGGCGTGGCGATCGTGGCGCCGCTGTCGGTCACGCCCTGTCCGATACGGTCTCCCCCCACCTTCACGGTGATCACGGATGTCGTCGACGTCGGTGCGGGCACGGCGGCGGCGGCAGGTGCGGCGGCCACGACGAACGAGCCGGCGGTCACCACGAACGCGAGAAGCGCGGCCCCCCATGCGCGCGCCGATCGACGGCGCCCTCTGGTGGCGGTGGACGAAACGCTCTCGCTCGACATCAGTTCTCCCTGCTCCCTCTGCGCGTGAACGCGCACGACGGGGCCCCGGATGTACGGATGCCCCCCTAATGACGACGTACGAGAGGGCGAAATCTGTCGGCGATGCGAAGAATCGGACCGGGGCGGCCCTTACGACGCGGGCGACGAGGCGAAGCTCGGGCGCGACGAAGACGCGCCGATTCTCGCCGGCACGTCAGGAAGCGCTGAGGGAGATGGGACCTAGCGCTGGGGCGGATCGACGTCGGAGGCACCGGTGGACGGGTGCGACGGCGCGGCATCCGTTCCCGGCGTCTCCTCTTCGGGGACGAGCACCGGACGGTCGATCTGCTTCTGGAGCTGCGCCGGGTCGACGGCGAGGAGCAGCAGCGCGATCGTCACGAGGGTGACGATGAAGACGATGCCCGCGACGACGCCCGCGACGACCCACGCCTTCAGGTGAGGGTGCATCTCGCCGGGCGCCACGGGACGAGGCTCCTGGAAGATGCCCATCGACATGAGCGTGATCGCCCCGCCGAACACGGCGGCGATGAACGCGAGACCCAGCAGCTGCGCGGGCTTCATCAGCTCCCGGCGGGTGGGATGCGGATCGGTCATGCGCGCTCCTCCGCGTTCTGGCCCACAGCGGGGCCGACCTCGGACGTGGCATGGTCGTCGCCCGAACGGCGCGGCGAGAATCCGGCGATCCCCAGGAACACCGCGACGACGGCCGCGTAGCCGCCGAAGAGGCCGACGCCGATCGTGATGCCGGTCAGGACGCCCGTCTGACCCGCTTCGCGGATGAAGTACTCCAGGCTGTACGCCGGGTTCACGAGCAGCAGCCCCACCCCGAGGGCCAGCGTGACGGCGCCGATCAGGATCGCATCGCGCGCGTGCTCGTCGACGGCGCGGCGACGGATGCCGGAGATCAGCTCGACGAGGCCGGTCGCGAGCGCCCACGCGATCACGAGCACGAAGAAGAGCGTGGTCGAACGGATGCCGGGGAGACCGGCGATCATGCCGGTGACGAGCGTCAACACGCCCAGCAGCACGGGGGTCGCGCGCGCGCCCGCACCGTAGGCGAGCCACGCGCCGAAGAGGAGGACCAGCGCCGTGGCGATCGCCCAGCCGCTGAAGACAGCGAGTCCGACACCGGCGGAGTGGTCGGGCGAGAAGGTGACCATCGCCGCCGCCAGCGCCGCGAAGAGGGCGCGGGCGACCTGCACGTTGCGCACCTGGAAGGTGCGGACGGGGGCAGCGGACACGGCGGAACTCATCGATCGGGACGGACGCGGTACCCGTCCAGTCTAGGTCGTCCGGGGTGCGAGCATCCGATCGTCGCCCGCCTCCCCCTCCGGACGGGGGCGGTTACGCGACCGTCCGCTCCAGGTGCCACACCTTCGCGACGATCTGCCAGCCGTCGGGGCCGTCGACGAAGGAGAGGTGGTCGACGAAGATGCTGTCCAGCACGCGCAGGCGCACCCGCACCGAGGCGGCGGTGTCCGAGAGCTCGTCGACGACGACGATCTCCTCCTCGCGCTCCTGGCCGACCGAGGCGGGCGACGTGCGCGTGCGGACCACTTCACGCCACACGGGGTAGGGGTCGACGGTGACGACGCCCTCGTCGACGTCGAAGAGGCTGCTCGCGGGGTGGAACACCGTATCGAGCAGGTCGACGTCGCAGTGGTACAGGCCGCGGAAGTACGCGTCGACGGCGTCATGCAGAGCAGAGGTTCGAGTCATAGGGCGACAGTGCCAGAACCGAGGCCGCGAGGAAGCCTGCGGCGGACGCTTTGGCAGGATGCGGTGGGTGACAGGCAGGATGGCCCCGACTACCGTGGATTGATGCGGCCCTCCCCCTCGACCGATGTCCGACGCACCGCCGGCGCCTCCCTCACGGCGGTGCTGGCGGGCGCCCTGCTCCTCACGGGGTGCGGTGCGCCCCAGGCGGCACCGACCTCCCCCGCCGCGACGAGCGCAACGGCGACCCCCACGCCCACACCGACTCCCACTCCGACGCCCACGCCGACTCCGGATGCCGAGCCGCTCCCCGACGAGCCGGAGACGTTCGCCGAGGGCCTCGACGCACCGTGGTCGATCGCCTGGACCGCCGACGGCATCCCACTCGTGAGCGAACGGGACACCGGCCGCATCCTCGAGTTCGACGACGAGGGAGAGGCGCGCGAGGTCGGCACGGTCGCCGGCATCCGTCATGGCACGGAAGGGGGACTGCTCGGCCTCGCCGTGCACGAGGGCGACCTTTTCGTGTACTTCACGGCATCCGACGGCAACCGGGTCGTCCGCTACGACCTCCTCGGCACGGCCGGCCGGTACCGCCTCGGTGACCGCGACACCCTCCTCGAAGAGCTGCCGTTCTCGCCGGTGCACAACGCCGGACGCATCGCCTTCGGACCCGACGGCATGCTGTACGTGCCGATCGGCGACGCGCGCAACCCCTCGGCGGCACAGGACCCCGACGTGCGGCGCGGCAAGATCCTGCGCGTCGAGCCCGACGGGTCGGTGCCGTCCGACAACCCCACGAAGGGATCGCCCGTCTACAGCATGGGCCACCGCAACGTGCAGGGACTCGTGTGGGACGACGACGGCACCCTGTACGCGAGCGAATTCGGCCAGAACGCGTGGGACGAGCTCAACGTCATCGAACCGGGCGGCAACTACGGCTGGCCGATCGTCGAAGGCACCGGCGGGGAAGGGCGCGGCTTCATCGACCCGATCGCCACGTGGCGGACGTCCTCGGCGAGCCCCAGCGGCATCGCGCTCGTCGACGGCACGATCGTCATCGCGAACCTGCGCGGCGAAGTGCTGCGCGCCGTCTCCACGAGCGACCCCGGCACGCAGCGCGAGTACTACGCCGGCGAGTACGGGCGGCTCCGCGACGTCGCCGTGGGTCCCGACGGCGCCCTGTGGATCCTGACGAACAACACCGACGGCCGCGGCGACCCCCGCAGCGGCGACGACCGCATCCTGCGGGTCGACCCGGCATCCGTCACCGCCGACTGACCCCTGCGCCGTGTCGGAAAGCCACCCGAAAGTGGCGCAACACGCGGCATCCCGACGAAGGATGCCGCAGAGTGCGCCACTTTCTCGGCACATCGCGCGTCGGATGCCAGGGGTCAGGGATCCCAGGGGTCAGGGCTGCAGGCGCTCGATGCCCCAGCTCTCGCCCGCGCGGGTGAAGACCAGCCGGTCGTGCAGGCGCGACGTGCGCCCCTGCCAGAACTCCACGCGGCGCGGTGCGAGCCGGTATCCTCCCCAGCGCGGCGGTCGCGGAACGGCGGTGCCCTCGGGGTACCTCTCCTCGACGGCGCGCACCTGCGCCTCGAACTCCCCCCGCCCGGCGACCGGCTGCGACTGCGCACTCGCGGTCGCCGCCACGCGCGAGCCATGGGGGCGACTCTCCCAATACGCGTCGGACTCGGCATCCGAGACGAACGCGATGTCTCCCGTGACGATCACCTGCCGGTGCAGCACGTACCAGGGGAAGAGCAGCGTCGCGGCCGGGTGCGCGGCCAGTGCCTGACCCTTCCGCGAGGAGCGGTCGGTGAAGAACACGAAGCCGCGCTCGTCGACGCCGCGCAGCAGCACGGTGCGGCTCTGCGGGTCGCCGTCGGCCCCGATCGTCCCGAGGACCATCGCGTTGGGCTCGTACACGCCGCGATCGGCCGCCTCCCCGAGCCACCGGCGGAACTGCGCGACCGGGTCG
This genomic window from Candidatus Microbacterium phytovorans contains:
- a CDS encoding acyl-CoA synthetase is translated as MSAAPVRTFQVRNVQVARALFAALAAAMVTFSPDHSAGVGLAVFSGWAIATALVLLFGAWLAYGAGARATPVLLGVLTLVTGMIAGLPGIRSTTLFFVLVIAWALATGLVELISGIRRRAVDEHARDAILIGAVTLALGVGLLLVNPAYSLEYFIREAGQTGVLTGITIGVGLFGGYAAVVAVFLGIAGFSPRRSGDDHATSEVGPAVGQNAEERA
- a CDS encoding nuclear transport factor 2 family protein, with amino-acid sequence MTRTSALHDAVDAYFRGLYHCDVDLLDTVFHPASSLFDVDEGVVTVDPYPVWREVVRTRTSPASVGQEREEEIVVVDELSDTAASVRVRLRVLDSIFVDHLSFVDGPDGWQIVAKVWHLERTVA
- a CDS encoding PQQ-dependent sugar dehydrogenase, with the protein product MRPSPSTDVRRTAGASLTAVLAGALLLTGCGAPQAAPTSPAATSATATPTPTPTPTPTPTPTPDAEPLPDEPETFAEGLDAPWSIAWTADGIPLVSERDTGRILEFDDEGEAREVGTVAGIRHGTEGGLLGLAVHEGDLFVYFTASDGNRVVRYDLLGTAGRYRLGDRDTLLEELPFSPVHNAGRIAFGPDGMLYVPIGDARNPSAAQDPDVRRGKILRVEPDGSVPSDNPTKGSPVYSMGHRNVQGLVWDDDGTLYASEFGQNAWDELNVIEPGGNYGWPIVEGTGGEGRGFIDPIATWRTSSASPSGIALVDGTIVIANLRGEVLRAVSTSDPGTQREYYAGEYGRLRDVAVGPDGALWILTNNTDGRGDPRSGDDRILRVDPASVTAD
- the pdxH gene encoding pyridoxamine 5'-phosphate oxidase, with amino-acid sequence MAPAHDDDAALSRHTDYGVERLEERDLSSDPVAQFRRWLGEAADRGVYEPNAMVLGTIGADGDPQSRTVLLRGVDERGFVFFTDRSSRKGQALAAHPAATLLFPWYVLHRQVIVTGDIAFVSDAESDAYWESRPHGSRVAATASAQSQPVAGRGEFEAQVRAVEERYPEGTAVPRPPRWGGYRLAPRRVEFWQGRTSRLHDRLVFTRAGESWGIERLQP